The following are from one region of the Alkalimarinus sediminis genome:
- the xrtA gene encoding exosortase A → MQHLAVHKKIFPILLIGFLALFVYAYYPTILDLWVRWNKFDESYSHGMLVLAISAFYLFVQLRAIPSLAVNPCWFGPALLLGSSILWVLAFYAHIEAIQHVLLPWVIWLFCYSLLGWHTAKKLLFPVGFLYFAIPIWDVLTEPLQYITTDVNGFLLALVGVEAHIEDVFVTISVGKFEIAGGCSGLRYLIISITLTSLYSYLNYSRAKSAATLIIVGILLALFANWIRVFIIILAGHFTNMESSLINEHDHFGWLVFAITLIPLFFLAHKLESNVEHTSQQPGQEKAAENTQSNANISPAYALLFTLITLSAAIAVPIYASYSKNNNTNSSYSIDIEMGAALDQWQRSYLKANLISPPKFTTPDGEFDAIYSDGTHNIQLSIRSYIQQAQGKELINFNNRLYDQSTFINHDAGSLGIPNNDFNYLIIKGKDKKLELIGYQYLVANMATSNRVMAKLLEIIRPLIGSPTSTLIYTRIRCTADCTAELPIMSEFIHNNYSQLTHFKSSSSDH, encoded by the coding sequence ATGCAGCATCTAGCAGTACATAAGAAAATATTTCCAATCTTATTGATTGGCTTTTTGGCTCTGTTCGTTTACGCCTACTACCCGACTATTCTTGATTTATGGGTAAGATGGAACAAATTTGACGAGTCATACTCACATGGCATGCTTGTTTTAGCCATCAGTGCTTTTTATCTTTTCGTTCAGCTAAGAGCTATCCCCTCGCTAGCAGTTAACCCTTGTTGGTTTGGTCCTGCACTCCTTTTAGGCTCTAGCATACTATGGGTTTTAGCGTTCTACGCTCATATAGAAGCCATTCAACACGTCTTATTGCCTTGGGTGATTTGGCTCTTCTGCTACTCTCTGCTGGGTTGGCATACGGCTAAAAAGCTTTTATTTCCAGTCGGATTTCTCTATTTTGCGATCCCAATCTGGGATGTTTTAACAGAGCCGCTGCAATATATCACCACAGATGTGAATGGTTTTCTCTTAGCGCTTGTCGGGGTAGAAGCACATATCGAAGACGTATTCGTGACCATCTCGGTCGGCAAATTCGAAATTGCGGGCGGTTGCTCTGGTCTAAGATATTTAATCATCAGCATCACCCTTACCTCGCTCTATAGTTACCTGAATTACTCACGGGCTAAATCAGCTGCCACGCTCATTATTGTTGGTATACTTTTAGCTCTATTCGCAAACTGGATAAGAGTCTTTATTATTATTCTTGCAGGGCACTTCACTAACATGGAGAGCTCACTCATCAACGAGCATGACCACTTTGGCTGGCTAGTGTTTGCGATAACCCTAATACCATTGTTTTTTCTGGCTCATAAACTTGAAAGCAATGTTGAGCATACTTCTCAGCAGCCAGGACAAGAAAAAGCCGCAGAAAACACTCAATCCAATGCCAATATTAGCCCTGCTTATGCCCTACTCTTTACGCTAATCACTCTCTCAGCCGCGATAGCAGTACCTATATATGCGTCATATTCGAAAAACAACAATACAAACAGTAGTTATTCGATTGACATAGAAATGGGTGCAGCATTAGACCAGTGGCAACGAAGCTATCTTAAAGCCAACCTTATATCTCCACCAAAGTTCACAACACCCGATGGTGAGTTTGATGCAATTTACTCAGATGGCACCCACAACATACAGCTATCGATTAGAAGCTATATACAACAAGCTCAAGGGAAGGAACTTATAAACTTTAACAACCGATTATACGATCAGAGCACATTCATTAATCATGATGCCGGTTCACTAGGTATACCCAATAACGACTTTAACTATTTAATTATTAAGGGCAAAGACAAGAAGCTTGAGTTGATTGGCTATCAATACCTTGTGGCAAACATGGCAACTAGTAACCGAGTTATGGCCAAGCTATTAGAGATTATACGCCCTCTGATCGGCAGTCCTACCTCAACCCTTATCTATACAAGAATAAGATGTACTGCAGACTGCACTGCCGAGTTGCCAATAATGAGTGAATTTATTCATAACAATTACTCGCAACTCACTCACTTTAAAAGCAGTAGCAGTGACCATTAG
- a CDS encoding PA14 domain-containing protein → MRYFILIPILLSVLSGCSILGTSEDDIDLTTLPPTASGPDAKNRGKIIQEFWNNIEGTTVRDLTKSTNFTGESSSLLELNSFQGATNIATNYGSRIRGYLYPDTTGSYTFYISSNDSSELWISTGENPDKKRLVAYMDGWATPGDTSKYPTQKSTPIILESGQAYYIEALQKQGSGSDQIAVYWEGPGVSKQVIPGNNLSPISMITEEKGSGYSSGYRLGYYDGSYQQPYNDSYPPTDSDADGLPDSYELAVGLDPLNKADAALDSDGDLLTNLDEYLLRTDSFNKDTDGDGIDDGYEAAYGLNALNSSDAIQDLDQDGSSNYEEYIAGSDINDSASKPAPPEPPAPEKRLVEGWSTQFFGTGVLIDPISFRNDNSINFDWAKGAPESGVPSDNFSVRFSGFIKATQQGTYTFQATANDFVKLWVGDKLVIDYWNTGSTKVHSGTINLDQGKEYPIKLEYAEGQGSAVIKLHWQAPGQQPTLLDSKYVSTIDTVNDKHTDSDGDKIPDYWELVNGTDPFNPADASGDVNNDGVDNLTTYLDSIKSVPQLPGFTAQYFSGIEMNKILLVKQEPAIDFDWSRLSPYSEVPADNFSVRFLSRLTPAHKTGTEDYTFYVTANDYARLYINGNVVVEHWEQGSTNTYTGQFSLTAGETYDLILEYAEGSGSAFIKLEWESASQPRAVVSNEFTAFTDMANDFTTDTDNDGIADHWEIQYGLSPLNSNDAALDNDGDGVNNLQEFTNNTDPGSTGLVAPPIGSGDGTPPTEVTPPPVVTPPPTGGEGIIITTGTVTLSWNPPTKRVDGTNLPSNEIANYTVGYIKDSAPAVEAAPIPPYQLTHTYQDLLPGVYDFYIKVTDTERRTGPASKPIRATLK, encoded by the coding sequence ATGCGCTACTTTATCCTTATACCAATTTTACTAAGCGTTTTGTCCGGTTGTTCAATTCTGGGCACATCAGAAGACGATATAGATTTAACCACCCTGCCCCCGACAGCCTCAGGGCCTGATGCCAAAAATCGGGGCAAAATTATTCAAGAGTTTTGGAATAACATCGAGGGCACAACCGTAAGAGATTTAACAAAATCTACAAATTTCACGGGCGAATCCAGCTCCCTACTAGAACTTAATAGCTTTCAGGGGGCTACCAACATAGCAACTAACTATGGCAGTCGAATTCGTGGTTATTTGTACCCTGATACAACAGGCTCTTACACATTTTATATCTCAAGCAACGATTCTAGCGAGCTTTGGATATCAACAGGCGAAAACCCAGACAAGAAAAGACTAGTAGCATATATGGACGGTTGGGCAACTCCTGGCGATACAAGTAAATACCCTACGCAAAAATCCACCCCTATTATCTTGGAATCCGGCCAAGCCTACTATATTGAAGCGCTACAGAAACAAGGCAGTGGAAGCGATCAAATTGCCGTATATTGGGAAGGCCCAGGGGTCTCCAAACAAGTTATTCCAGGTAATAATCTATCACCTATTAGCATGATCACCGAAGAAAAAGGCTCAGGCTATTCTAGCGGCTATCGCCTTGGCTATTATGACGGAAGCTACCAACAGCCATATAACGACTCTTACCCACCAACCGATAGTGACGCAGATGGTCTACCCGATAGCTATGAACTCGCTGTTGGTCTTGATCCACTCAATAAAGCCGATGCAGCACTCGATTCAGACGGAGACTTGTTAACCAATCTTGACGAGTACCTCCTTAGAACCGATAGCTTCAACAAAGACACAGACGGAGACGGCATCGATGACGGGTATGAAGCGGCTTACGGCCTCAATGCGCTAAACTCTTCAGATGCGATTCAAGACTTAGACCAAGACGGATCCTCCAACTATGAAGAATATATAGCCGGATCTGATATAAACGATAGCGCATCCAAACCGGCACCTCCAGAGCCACCAGCACCTGAAAAACGTCTAGTCGAAGGTTGGTCAACACAGTTTTTTGGCACCGGCGTATTAATCGACCCTATAAGCTTTAGGAATGACAACAGTATCAATTTCGACTGGGCAAAAGGGGCCCCAGAGTCAGGCGTACCCAGTGATAACTTCTCAGTTCGATTTTCAGGCTTTATTAAAGCTACCCAGCAAGGCACTTATACATTCCAAGCTACTGCTAACGACTTTGTGAAACTATGGGTAGGCGACAAACTGGTAATCGACTACTGGAATACGGGCTCTACAAAAGTCCATAGCGGTACAATCAATCTAGATCAAGGTAAAGAATACCCCATAAAACTCGAATACGCAGAAGGTCAAGGTAGTGCGGTTATCAAGCTACACTGGCAAGCGCCCGGTCAACAACCAACCCTACTTGATAGCAAATACGTGAGCACCATAGATACGGTAAACGACAAACATACCGACTCCGATGGTGATAAGATTCCAGACTATTGGGAGCTTGTTAACGGTACAGACCCTTTTAACCCTGCAGATGCTAGCGGAGATGTTAACAATGATGGGGTCGACAACCTGACAACATACCTAGACTCAATCAAGTCTGTACCTCAGCTACCAGGTTTTACCGCACAGTACTTTTCAGGTATTGAGATGAACAAGATCCTCTTAGTTAAGCAGGAACCTGCTATCGACTTTGACTGGAGTAGATTAAGCCCATACTCAGAAGTACCCGCAGATAACTTTTCAGTACGCTTTTTATCACGGTTAACACCTGCTCATAAAACAGGTACTGAGGATTACACTTTTTATGTAACCGCTAACGATTACGCAAGGCTATATATCAACGGCAATGTTGTGGTAGAACACTGGGAGCAAGGTTCTACCAATACTTATACAGGGCAATTTAGCTTAACCGCAGGCGAAACCTATGACCTTATCTTAGAGTATGCAGAGGGCTCTGGCAGTGCATTCATTAAGTTAGAGTGGGAGTCTGCTAGTCAACCCAGAGCGGTTGTAAGTAACGAATTCACCGCCTTTACAGATATGGCTAATGACTTTACCACCGATACGGATAATGATGGCATAGCAGACCATTGGGAAATTCAATATGGTTTAAGCCCGCTCAATAGCAATGACGCAGCGTTAGATAATGATGGAGACGGTGTCAACAACCTGCAGGAGTTCACCAATAATACCGATCCAGGTTCTACCGGCCTTGTAGCCCCACCTATAGGGTCTGGCGATGGAACACCCCCAACTGAAGTTACACCTCCACCTGTTGTCACCCCCCCACCAACAGGAGGTGAAGGTATTATTATAACAACCGGCACGGTAACATTAAGCTGGAACCCACCTACTAAGCGAGTTGATGGTACAAACTTACCTTCAAATGAAATTGCGAATTACACTGTAGGATATATTAAAGACTCAGCTCCGGCGGTAGAAGCAGCCCCAATACCACCTTATCAACTAACACATACTTACCAAGATCTGTTACCGGGTGTTTATGATTTTTATATTAAAGTGACTGATACGGAGAGGCGCACAGGGCCTGCATCCAAACCAATTAGAGCGACCTTAAAGTAA
- a CDS encoding tetratricopeptide repeat protein — translation MKNTSRFPLLAMVMAVSLTTLSGCGNDSGSSAPSPKEVQFLSHVDQAKFYQNQGQLKASVSESTSAIQLYPNRLQPYIVIFETMLLAGNPGEVEFRIDELLNREGINLQGNEQKLHFLLAKSLYIQQKLDKAQDELNFISANFKTNTVEEKLLQADIYLAKGEIEKAKEIFTAVSSANTANTDAQLGLSKVAFLEKNPDKANEIVSKITNSENSTTEAWLWKARLAHIEQNYAAAEESYVRALEDISQVDTMTPQKYSTISSLIFVLRQQSKIAEASRYQEILDQSIPGEIKLRFETALEYFKNSDYDAAEKELTAILDISSAHNPSGVLLGIVKNYQGDYVEAERILSLYVNDNTKPEVIKLLASLQLKLNKASSAVNTLQLGLTKHETDASLISLLGISQIASGLNDEGIKNIEEAMQSAPNDIELKIKYAQALATTGKKQEALEFITKSFNETPDNGRLLVAYGYYLSESNQIDKAIAVTKDWIKKNSKVADGYLVLGSLYLTDRQYPAAIAQFKKAKSIDAKNPLILLNLGKSYSGNKQPKEANDAFYQAVLLAPDSPDTNRMLYSFLTATQPLEDVISNYQQLVKKVPEATLPHLALAELYLKQGSIDKSLAIVSEPRFNNNIVAQKLLKAGAQQKAKQLVTDGKAKEAKAFIDGLIAKQKNGDIDLSLLLANIYYVSNEDTSGLNIIKELKESHPESPLPYEFLANQHFQKQEFESAIAEYSQAWEIKPSELLAIKMSQTLKRLESNEALKPLQDWLAIEKNSPRVMTMLAMSYQETGDKEQAIATYEELLTMHTTNAVAMNNLAWLYHEKRNPKAEELAKKASEIAPGNPAILDTYGWILFENGKAEEASKILEKAYGLDQSSAEIKEHLLAVYKAIGKTFNEADFK, via the coding sequence ATGAAGAACACATCAAGGTTTCCTCTTTTGGCAATGGTCATGGCCGTGTCTCTTACAACATTGTCAGGCTGTGGTAATGATTCTGGTTCGTCAGCGCCATCTCCAAAAGAAGTGCAGTTTTTAAGTCATGTCGATCAAGCTAAGTTCTATCAGAACCAAGGGCAATTAAAAGCTTCTGTATCAGAGTCGACCAGCGCTATTCAGCTCTATCCTAACCGTTTACAGCCTTATATTGTTATCTTTGAAACTATGCTGCTTGCCGGTAACCCTGGTGAAGTAGAGTTCCGTATCGACGAATTACTTAACAGAGAAGGCATAAACCTACAGGGTAACGAGCAAAAACTACACTTTTTACTCGCTAAATCACTCTATATCCAGCAGAAACTCGACAAAGCCCAAGATGAGTTAAACTTCATCAGCGCCAACTTTAAAACTAATACAGTTGAAGAGAAGCTACTCCAGGCTGACATATACTTAGCAAAAGGTGAGATTGAGAAAGCGAAAGAGATCTTTACAGCGGTATCTTCCGCTAATACGGCTAATACAGACGCTCAGCTTGGTCTATCAAAAGTAGCGTTCTTAGAGAAAAACCCTGATAAAGCCAATGAAATTGTATCTAAAATCACCAATTCAGAGAACTCAACGACTGAAGCATGGCTTTGGAAAGCTCGTTTGGCGCATATAGAACAAAATTACGCAGCAGCAGAAGAGTCATACGTAAGAGCTCTTGAGGATATCTCTCAAGTAGACACCATGACACCCCAGAAATACTCCACTATATCTTCGCTGATCTTCGTTCTCAGACAGCAGAGTAAAATAGCCGAAGCAAGCCGCTATCAAGAGATTCTTGATCAATCTATACCTGGTGAAATCAAACTTCGATTTGAAACTGCCTTGGAGTATTTTAAGAATAGCGACTATGACGCAGCAGAAAAAGAGCTAACAGCCATATTAGATATCTCATCAGCGCACAACCCTAGTGGAGTCTTGTTAGGCATTGTTAAGAACTATCAGGGTGATTATGTAGAAGCAGAGCGTATTCTCTCGCTCTATGTTAATGACAACACCAAACCCGAAGTCATCAAATTATTGGCGTCGTTACAGCTTAAACTGAATAAGGCGTCTTCAGCGGTCAACACCCTTCAGTTAGGTTTAACTAAGCATGAAACCGATGCATCGCTTATATCCCTACTCGGTATTTCACAAATTGCGTCCGGCCTCAATGATGAAGGGATAAAAAACATTGAAGAGGCCATGCAGTCAGCGCCTAACGATATCGAGCTCAAAATTAAGTATGCACAGGCACTTGCCACAACAGGTAAAAAGCAGGAAGCACTTGAGTTTATCACCAAGAGTTTCAACGAAACGCCAGATAATGGCCGGTTATTAGTTGCATACGGTTACTACCTCAGTGAATCAAACCAAATCGACAAAGCTATAGCGGTCACAAAAGACTGGATTAAGAAAAACAGCAAAGTCGCGGATGGATATTTGGTTCTTGGGTCACTCTATCTCACCGATAGACAGTATCCAGCTGCAATTGCTCAATTCAAGAAAGCTAAAAGCATTGACGCTAAGAACCCGTTGATCCTGCTGAATTTAGGTAAATCCTACTCGGGCAACAAACAGCCTAAAGAGGCTAACGACGCCTTCTATCAAGCAGTGCTCTTGGCTCCAGACTCGCCAGACACCAACCGCATGCTGTACAGTTTCTTGACTGCTACCCAGCCACTCGAAGATGTTATCAGCAACTATCAGCAGTTAGTTAAAAAAGTACCAGAGGCGACACTTCCTCACCTTGCACTCGCAGAGCTATATCTAAAGCAGGGCAGTATTGATAAGTCTTTAGCCATAGTCAGCGAACCTCGCTTCAACAATAACATCGTTGCTCAAAAACTACTGAAAGCAGGCGCGCAACAAAAAGCTAAACAGCTAGTAACTGATGGCAAAGCAAAAGAAGCTAAAGCCTTTATAGATGGGCTAATAGCTAAGCAGAAAAACGGCGATATCGACCTAAGCCTTTTGTTAGCCAATATCTACTATGTATCTAATGAAGATACATCAGGCTTAAACATCATCAAAGAGCTCAAGGAGAGTCATCCTGAATCACCGCTTCCCTATGAGTTTTTAGCTAATCAGCACTTCCAGAAGCAAGAGTTTGAATCCGCAATCGCCGAGTACTCGCAAGCCTGGGAGATAAAACCATCTGAGTTGCTTGCGATTAAGATGTCTCAGACATTAAAACGCCTCGAGAGCAATGAAGCGCTTAAACCGCTACAAGACTGGCTAGCTATCGAGAAAAATAGCCCTAGAGTCATGACCATGCTAGCAATGAGCTATCAAGAGACGGGCGATAAAGAGCAAGCGATCGCGACCTATGAAGAGCTGCTAACCATGCATACAACAAACGCTGTCGCAATGAACAATCTTGCTTGGCTATATCATGAAAAGCGTAACCCAAAAGCTGAAGAGCTCGCTAAAAAGGCGTCCGAAATTGCACCGGGCAATCCAGCAATCTTAGATACATATGGTTGGATTCTTTTTGAAAATGGAAAAGCCGAAGAAGCATCGAAAATACTCGAAAAAGCCTACGGTTTAGATCAAAGTTCCGCTGAAATAAAAGAACACTTGCTTGCTGTGTATAAGGCAATAGGTAAAACCTTTAACGAAGCCGACTTTAAGTAA
- the prsR gene encoding PEP-CTERM-box response regulator transcription factor — protein sequence MKKKLLIIEDDPGLQSQMRWCFEDTEVYIADDRESALSHLRRVEPQVVTLDLGLPPDPGGSSEGFALLDEILRLAPNTKIIVVTGREEKENAVKAVGNGACDFYQKPLDADILSFVVNRAFRLYELEKENIEFNRSQQSSTLKGLIANSPQMLKICRTVEKIAPADVTTLILGETGTGKEVIAKALHDLSPRSDKAFSAINCAAIPENLLESELFGYEKGAFTGANQTKKGKIELTDGGTLFLDEIGDMPMPLQAKLLRFLQERVIERVGGVREIPVDVRVVCATHQDIQNLISLGNFREDLYYRVSEITLNIPALKDREGDPVLIAQSLLHNFSNQLDRPNLNFSDDAIGAIREYNWPGNVREMINKVKRAAIMADGKRVTAEDLELSEPCSTTDSVLNLRQVRETAEKQAIQHALQISKYNMAQTARLLGVTRPTLYNLTDKYKISTNEQNTD from the coding sequence GTGAAAAAAAAGCTATTAATAATCGAAGATGATCCAGGTCTTCAAAGTCAAATGCGTTGGTGTTTCGAAGATACCGAAGTTTATATAGCCGACGACCGTGAATCAGCTTTATCTCATCTTAGGCGAGTAGAACCTCAAGTAGTCACGCTAGACCTTGGTTTACCCCCCGACCCTGGTGGTTCATCAGAGGGGTTTGCACTATTAGATGAAATACTTCGTCTTGCCCCTAACACTAAAATAATTGTCGTAACCGGCCGAGAAGAGAAAGAAAATGCTGTTAAAGCCGTAGGCAACGGTGCCTGTGATTTCTATCAAAAGCCCCTCGATGCCGATATTTTATCGTTCGTAGTCAATCGAGCATTTCGACTCTACGAACTAGAAAAAGAGAACATTGAATTTAACCGTTCTCAGCAATCTTCAACATTAAAAGGCTTAATCGCCAACAGCCCGCAAATGTTGAAGATATGCCGTACCGTTGAGAAAATCGCACCTGCAGACGTCACTACTCTCATTTTAGGTGAAACCGGAACCGGTAAAGAGGTCATCGCCAAGGCTCTGCACGATTTAAGTCCTCGTTCAGATAAAGCCTTTTCTGCAATAAATTGTGCAGCCATTCCTGAAAACCTTCTGGAAAGTGAGCTTTTTGGCTACGAAAAAGGCGCGTTTACCGGTGCTAATCAAACAAAAAAAGGCAAGATAGAACTGACTGATGGCGGCACACTCTTTTTAGATGAGATCGGTGACATGCCGATGCCCTTACAAGCGAAATTACTCCGTTTCTTACAAGAACGAGTAATTGAACGTGTCGGGGGAGTTCGCGAGATCCCTGTAGATGTTCGTGTGGTATGTGCGACACACCAAGATATTCAAAATTTAATATCGCTTGGTAACTTCCGTGAAGATTTATACTATCGTGTCAGTGAAATCACGCTTAATATCCCTGCCCTGAAGGATAGAGAGGGCGACCCAGTGCTTATTGCACAGTCATTACTGCACAACTTTTCAAATCAACTCGATCGTCCGAACCTTAACTTTAGTGATGACGCTATTGGTGCGATTCGCGAATATAACTGGCCGGGTAATGTTCGAGAGATGATCAATAAAGTAAAACGCGCCGCCATAATGGCAGACGGTAAACGCGTTACCGCTGAAGACTTAGAGCTTAGTGAGCCCTGTAGCACAACAGACTCAGTACTCAATCTCAGACAAGTTCGTGAAACGGCAGAAAAACAAGCTATTCAGCATGCTTTGCAGATTTCAAAATATAATATGGCTCAAACAGCTCGGCTATTGGGTGTCACGCGACCGACTCTCTATAACTTGACCGACAAATACAAAATATCAACTAATGAACAAAATACGGATTAA
- the prsK gene encoding XrtA/PEP-CTERM system histidine kinase PrsK: protein MDITFGTLSHSVGFSIYFLVSAFIAKSYLRRNTDRSLFIASLITCLWLGVLAYQSYYDTPPFYIRYSVEILRNAAWFGVLYALLGIKFVPTSNLESSRRFLSLGSMVVLMLMLVATLIEGIAEIEVVSGKVLLAGQIALSLVGLVLLEQIWRNANIYGRSSIKYLSVAIGAIFGYDFLMYSDAFLFQEISSPMWDSRGAVNAVVAPLIALTMINSRKQPIDVQVSRQVIFYTGTLMLAGAYLLIISLGGYYLRTFGGTWGDALQILFFFTAVTILTLLLSSPKLRARLMVFISQNFFHYKYDYREEWLKSTKTLSFSTTEEELPVSIIRILAKLVESNAGVLWCKDDDGHFSARGYLNSPTIKHDIIDANSEILEYFKEHDWIINLNEYINDPTTYNLLEIPDIILNHPSPWLIIPLFLGNELMGLALVAQPYTRMELNWENYDLIKVVSRQACSYLSQSQSQERLAEAKQFEAVNRTSAFMVHDLKTIIAQLSLLVKNADKHKTNPAFVDDMISTTDHAVQKMGYLLKQIRNPSDEEQPELIELAPLVEEVAAHQAKSLPVPQLELPEEKILVKCSKEQLITVLGHLVQNAQDATDKDGDVTISVKTTPGFVVLFIQDTGIGMSEEFIKHQLFKPFESTKGLRGMGIGAYQSREYIKKLGGTIDVTSQEGIGSCFSVKIPTY from the coding sequence ATGGATATCACTTTTGGAACCCTCAGCCATTCAGTTGGGTTTAGCATTTACTTTCTGGTATCAGCATTCATTGCGAAGAGCTATTTACGAAGAAACACAGACCGCTCCCTATTTATTGCATCACTGATTACCTGCCTTTGGTTAGGCGTATTGGCATACCAGTCCTATTACGACACTCCGCCCTTCTATATTCGATATTCAGTTGAAATCTTACGAAACGCTGCCTGGTTTGGAGTGCTGTATGCGTTGCTCGGTATTAAGTTTGTCCCCACTAGCAATCTTGAAAGCTCTCGTCGATTTTTGTCACTGGGGTCAATGGTCGTTTTAATGCTAATGCTTGTGGCGACGCTCATTGAGGGTATCGCGGAGATAGAGGTCGTATCAGGCAAAGTATTACTAGCCGGTCAAATTGCGCTATCGCTAGTAGGCTTAGTATTACTCGAGCAAATATGGCGTAATGCCAACATCTATGGGCGCTCAAGTATTAAGTACCTCTCAGTCGCTATTGGTGCGATATTTGGCTATGACTTCCTGATGTATTCAGATGCCTTCCTATTCCAGGAAATCTCAAGCCCCATGTGGGATTCCAGAGGAGCAGTAAATGCTGTCGTAGCACCCCTCATCGCTTTAACGATGATTAACAGCCGCAAACAGCCAATAGACGTTCAAGTATCCAGGCAAGTTATATTTTATACCGGTACATTAATGCTAGCAGGCGCATACCTGCTGATCATTTCATTAGGCGGATATTACCTCCGCACATTCGGCGGCACCTGGGGTGATGCGCTGCAAATCCTATTCTTCTTTACTGCGGTAACCATCCTTACACTATTACTCAGCTCTCCTAAGCTTCGCGCACGATTAATGGTCTTTATTAGCCAAAACTTCTTTCACTACAAGTACGACTACCGAGAGGAGTGGCTTAAAAGCACTAAAACGCTCTCTTTTTCAACAACAGAAGAAGAGCTCCCCGTCAGTATCATTCGTATATTAGCCAAATTAGTAGAAAGTAATGCAGGGGTTTTATGGTGCAAAGATGATGATGGCCACTTTTCAGCCAGAGGTTATTTGAATAGCCCAACCATTAAACACGATATTATCGATGCCAACTCCGAAATATTAGAGTATTTCAAAGAGCATGATTGGATCATCAACCTTAACGAATATATCAACGATCCAACCACATACAACTTATTGGAAATACCCGATATCATTCTCAACCACCCCTCACCCTGGCTCATCATTCCACTCTTTTTGGGCAACGAACTAATGGGGCTTGCTCTAGTGGCTCAACCCTATACCCGAATGGAGTTAAACTGGGAAAACTACGACCTTATAAAAGTAGTATCAAGACAGGCTTGTAGCTACCTATCACAAAGTCAAAGTCAGGAACGTCTAGCAGAAGCGAAACAGTTCGAAGCCGTCAACAGAACATCAGCCTTTATGGTCCACGATCTTAAAACCATCATCGCTCAGTTATCGTTACTCGTTAAAAATGCAGACAAGCATAAAACTAACCCAGCATTTGTTGATGATATGATCTCAACCACCGACCATGCCGTACAAAAAATGGGCTACCTGCTCAAGCAGATCCGAAACCCTAGCGACGAGGAGCAACCTGAATTAATTGAGCTAGCCCCATTGGTCGAAGAAGTTGCCGCCCATCAGGCCAAGTCTCTGCCAGTACCCCAATTAGAACTGCCAGAGGAGAAAATCCTGGTTAAGTGCTCCAAAGAACAACTCATCACCGTACTCGGCCACTTGGTTCAAAATGCACAAGATGCAACCGACAAAGATGGTGATGTCACTATTTCAGTCAAGACTACTCCAGGGTTTGTTGTGCTCTTTATCCAAGATACCGGCATAGGCATGAGTGAAGAGTTTATTAAACACCAGCTATTTAAGCCTTTCGAGAGTACCAAGGGGCTTAGAGGTATGGGAATAGGCGCCTATCAGAGTCGGGAATACATTAAGAAGCTCGGTGGCACAATAGATGTCACCAGCCAGGAAGGTATAGGCTCTTGCTTTAGTGTTAAGATTCCAACCTATTAA